One window of candidate division KSB1 bacterium genomic DNA carries:
- a CDS encoding right-handed parallel beta-helix repeat-containing protein, protein MTHTIRILFALAVLFASLPARAITTSWTNATGGLWSVSGNWGQGTPGPNDTAAIQLNGTYSVTVDIPVTVEALLLGGAGGVQTLVVNSPFTCGQTAVACSVGVNGVLDLWSLFTTATSAPVGLMNHGLIQVRTGTGSLTLSTTRLDNYASGMLILEGFCVVGDVTTVRNYGYLGTLDVGCLIDGDVENLSPSGIVSIDGFLSTHDFLNEATVQVSQASQLFLDSLDTGAAATLNNDASATLELYPGSSIDGRSTDSGEPAIDNFGRVSVIDTLLVDDWATVLIPFSQYPPAGMLSLLSGKLELTDTTYLDDSTRVSASCTLKVHGLSLPGTAETTGGGVIQFAGDPANLAGTAPYVRGTWGFTGSLYVTAAASFPTTVDFIADGGPTIVNLRSLVLPDPLSRFIAPDIPAATVRIDSIRHYRGLLNGLVEPQDYYQWAGGTLTADSGTDFLIPFGATLLLDSSISKTLDGIALVVEGSGTLAGSGVLTLTDSARLASQPTGTLSFETGFEMTGIGDFYNSGQSAFDAQPDTILIDVFVENTTVSRTPGTIDVLSGKVVWSGSGSNKGTITIYEDATLIIYGSFVNEVSGTIQGTGTLDITEALFTNRGTISPGLSPGALTMLGDAVLDSAAVLRVELAGPIPGTQHDQLLCNGALQLGGTLNLQFLNGYIPPPGALFPLLTYSGITDSFAAITGTSIGNGQFLEFDFGPTGMTGLLCEGVSNLTVPALLSDTIWQASAPIDTLEFDILNSGQCPLTFSITVGALNPPSPNWLSVVPSSAGTQFSPLRSAKTAKELLRINTAGGPTGTYTGSITIHCNDPDDSAHVVPLTLQVIHGPDVWDIGGGSNDFANFTQAVSYLDSTTISYPQLFNVYPGTFVETVTLIPVAGASATNTVTFRRKLMDEESPRLQSPVAAVLRFKGADHIIWDGIDITHLGTGAGSAIVDTAGADSNVVRNCTLTNAQTSAQTQGIFVRSASGPTTTNDYNLYENVTIEGFTTAVLLGSATGVVTSQSGNVVSNCVIQYCGSGVVAGCQNKARLKRLKISLSHPYVSTVKGIEIGQLNNGDTVRVQSNEIHDLTGSLAYGINLVTFNTNSMVWVYNNTLHSWNAGLCQAIVVNEGSRAGVHFNSIYLNESPAATFYYGIGGGGTSNCTISNNIIFSDATGDTSIAIAMGSLVSFTSDHNCFYGSGSRYLVGRVFTTSYPTFASWQASGRDSNSLFDLPGFAGSSDLHIDGYYTTCDAQGVPVTGISTDMDEQARNALTPDIGADEFTTLPGPVTGLVIARAPLSQNVRLDWSPVAGALSYRVYRHTDPAALAPVATQYSGSASTTTYLDPGVLATPNLKFFYLIRASTLP, encoded by the coding sequence ATGACGCACACCATTCGCATTCTGTTTGCTCTCGCGGTGCTGTTCGCGAGTTTGCCCGCCCGCGCGATTACGACCAGTTGGACCAACGCCACCGGTGGCTTGTGGTCGGTCTCGGGCAATTGGGGGCAGGGCACGCCCGGTCCCAACGACACCGCTGCGATTCAACTCAACGGTACTTATTCCGTGACCGTGGATATCCCCGTCACGGTTGAAGCGCTCCTCCTCGGCGGCGCCGGCGGAGTCCAAACGCTGGTCGTGAATAGCCCGTTCACCTGCGGCCAGACCGCGGTCGCCTGCTCCGTCGGAGTCAACGGGGTGCTTGATCTGTGGAGTCTCTTCACCACCGCCACCTCGGCTCCCGTCGGCCTCATGAATCACGGACTCATTCAGGTGCGGACCGGGACGGGGAGCTTAACCCTGTCAACCACGCGCCTCGACAATTATGCTTCGGGCATGCTGATTCTCGAAGGCTTTTGTGTAGTAGGTGACGTCACCACCGTGCGGAACTATGGATATCTGGGTACTCTCGATGTCGGCTGCCTGATCGACGGCGATGTCGAGAATCTCTCGCCCTCCGGCATCGTCTCGATCGACGGCTTCCTCAGTACACACGATTTCCTCAATGAGGCGACGGTTCAGGTCAGTCAGGCCTCTCAGCTCTTTCTGGACTCGCTGGATACCGGCGCCGCCGCGACATTGAATAATGACGCAAGCGCCACGCTCGAACTCTATCCCGGGTCGTCAATCGATGGCCGCTCCACCGATTCCGGCGAACCGGCTATCGACAACTTTGGCCGCGTGTCTGTCATCGACACGTTGCTCGTGGACGACTGGGCCACCGTACTCATCCCGTTCTCCCAGTACCCGCCCGCTGGGATGTTGTCGCTGCTCTCCGGGAAACTGGAATTGACGGATACGACCTATCTCGACGATTCCACGCGTGTCTCCGCGTCCTGCACACTGAAAGTCCACGGTCTTTCCCTGCCCGGCACGGCGGAAACGACGGGCGGCGGAGTCATCCAATTCGCGGGAGATCCGGCGAACCTCGCGGGAACCGCCCCCTACGTGCGCGGTACCTGGGGCTTCACCGGCTCGCTTTATGTCACCGCGGCCGCGTCATTTCCGACCACGGTGGACTTCATTGCCGACGGCGGACCGACGATCGTCAATCTGCGCTCGCTCGTTTTGCCCGATCCGCTCTCGCGCTTCATCGCCCCCGACATTCCTGCGGCAACGGTGCGCATCGATTCCATTCGGCATTACCGTGGCCTCTTGAACGGCCTGGTCGAGCCGCAAGACTACTATCAGTGGGCCGGCGGCACTCTTACCGCCGATTCGGGCACGGACTTCCTGATTCCTTTTGGTGCGACCCTGCTGCTCGATTCCTCGATCTCCAAAACGCTCGACGGCATCGCGCTCGTCGTCGAGGGCAGCGGGACTCTGGCCGGATCGGGAGTGTTGACCTTGACGGACTCCGCCCGCCTCGCCTCCCAGCCCACGGGTACGCTCAGCTTTGAAACCGGCTTCGAAATGACCGGCATCGGCGACTTCTACAATTCCGGCCAATCCGCGTTCGATGCGCAGCCGGACACCATTCTCATCGACGTGTTTGTCGAGAACACCACGGTCTCCCGCACACCCGGCACGATTGACGTGCTCTCGGGCAAAGTCGTGTGGAGTGGCAGCGGATCCAACAAGGGCACGATCACGATCTACGAAGACGCGACTTTAATCATCTACGGCAGCTTTGTGAACGAAGTCAGCGGCACGATTCAAGGCACGGGCACCCTCGACATCACCGAAGCGCTATTCACGAACCGCGGCACGATCAGCCCCGGTCTCTCGCCCGGCGCGCTGACCATGCTTGGGGATGCCGTGCTGGACTCCGCAGCCGTGCTCCGCGTGGAACTCGCCGGTCCGATTCCCGGTACGCAGCACGATCAGCTCCTCTGCAACGGCGCGCTGCAGCTTGGCGGCACGCTGAATCTGCAATTCCTGAACGGCTATATTCCTCCGCCCGGTGCGCTGTTCCCGCTGCTCACCTACTCCGGCATCACCGATAGCTTCGCGGCGATCACCGGGACCAGTATCGGCAACGGGCAGTTCCTGGAGTTTGACTTCGGCCCGACCGGGATGACCGGACTCCTCTGCGAGGGCGTCTCCAATTTGACCGTACCTGCTCTCCTTTCGGACACGATTTGGCAGGCGTCCGCTCCCATTGACACGCTGGAGTTTGACATTTTGAATAGCGGTCAATGTCCGCTCACCTTCAGCATCACGGTCGGAGCCCTCAATCCGCCGTCGCCCAACTGGCTTTCCGTTGTGCCGTCGAGTGCAGGAACGCAATTCAGCCCGTTACGGAGTGCAAAGACGGCGAAGGAGCTGCTTCGCATCAACACCGCAGGTGGACCGACCGGCACCTACACGGGTTCGATCACGATTCATTGCAACGACCCGGACGACTCCGCGCACGTGGTCCCGCTGACGCTCCAGGTAATCCACGGGCCGGATGTCTGGGACATTGGCGGAGGTAGCAATGATTTCGCGAACTTCACTCAGGCGGTAAGCTATCTGGATTCCACCACCATCAGCTATCCGCAGCTCTTCAATGTCTATCCGGGTACGTTCGTCGAAACGGTCACGCTGATTCCCGTCGCGGGAGCTTCGGCGACAAATACGGTCACGTTTCGGCGGAAGCTCATGGATGAAGAAAGTCCCCGCCTGCAATCTCCGGTGGCCGCGGTACTGCGGTTCAAGGGTGCGGATCACATCATCTGGGACGGAATCGACATCACCCATCTCGGAACCGGAGCAGGCTCCGCGATTGTGGACACCGCCGGAGCGGATTCCAACGTCGTGCGCAACTGCACGCTGACCAATGCTCAGACGTCGGCCCAGACACAGGGAATCTTTGTGCGCAGCGCCAGCGGTCCGACCACGACCAACGACTACAATCTCTACGAGAACGTGACCATCGAGGGCTTCACGACCGCCGTGCTCCTCGGATCGGCAACCGGAGTCGTCACGTCGCAATCCGGAAATGTCGTGAGCAACTGCGTCATTCAGTATTGCGGCTCGGGCGTCGTCGCCGGATGTCAGAACAAGGCCCGCCTTAAGAGGCTCAAGATTTCACTATCACATCCCTACGTGTCCACGGTCAAGGGAATTGAGATCGGGCAGCTGAACAACGGCGATACCGTTCGTGTCCAGTCCAACGAAATCCACGATCTGACCGGCAGTCTGGCCTACGGCATCAATCTCGTCACCTTCAATACCAACAGCATGGTCTGGGTGTACAACAACACGCTCCATAGTTGGAATGCGGGTCTCTGTCAGGCCATTGTCGTGAACGAGGGTTCCCGCGCGGGAGTTCACTTTAACAGCATCTATCTGAACGAGAGTCCCGCGGCGACGTTCTACTACGGCATCGGCGGCGGCGGCACCTCCAACTGCACGATCTCGAATAACATCATCTTCAGCGACGCCACCGGCGACACCTCCATCGCCATCGCCATGGGCTCGTTAGTGAGCTTCACCAGTGACCACAACTGCTTCTATGGCAGCGGATCGCGCTATCTTGTTGGCCGTGTCTTCACGACATCATATCCGACATTCGCCTCGTGGCAGGCCAGCGGTCGCGACTCGAACTCGCTCTTCGATCTGCCCGGCTTCGCCGGTTCATCGGACCTGCACATCGACGGTTACTACACGACCTGCGATGCGCAGGGCGTCCCGGTCACCGGCATCAGCACCGACATGGATGAACAAGCGCGTAACGCGCTCACGCCGGACATCGGTGCGGACGAATTCACGACCTTGCCCGGACCGGTCACCGGCCTCGTGATCGCGCGCGCGCCCTTGAGTCAGAATGTGCGGCTGGACTGGTCTCCGGTGGCGGGTGCGCTCAGCTATCGCGTCTATCGTCACACCGATCCGGCTGCGCTCGCACCGGTTGCCACCCAGTACAGCGGCAGCGCGTCAACCACCACCTATCTTGATCCCGGCGTCCTGGCCACACCGAATCTGAAATTCTTCTACCTCATCCGCGCATCGACTCTCCCGTAG
- a CDS encoding NmrA family NAD(P)-binding protein encodes MPERKLIAVTGATGAQGGGLVRAILADKSGQWTVRAITRKLDSDKAKALAAAGVEVVAADLDDVDSLTKAFAGAHGVFCVTNYWEHFSVEKEMQQAKNLAAAAKLAGVQHAIWSTLEDTRALVPLSDTRMPTLHEKYKVPHFDGKGESNRFFSDAGVPTTWLNTSFYWENFIHFGMGPMRGPDGVLGITMPMGDTKLPGIAAEDIGKCAFGIFKKGHEFIGKTVGIAGEHLTGNEMASALTRAIGQPIRYHDVPADVYRGFGFPGADDVGNMFQYKRDFNADFVGGRNLGLARSLNPELQSFETWLKSNAANIPLPQ; translated from the coding sequence ATGCCTGAACGGAAGTTGATTGCGGTGACAGGTGCGACCGGCGCCCAGGGCGGCGGGCTGGTTCGGGCCATTCTGGCGGACAAGTCTGGCCAATGGACCGTGCGTGCGATCACGCGAAAGCTCGATTCTGACAAAGCCAAGGCCCTCGCGGCGGCCGGCGTCGAAGTCGTGGCCGCGGATTTGGACGATGTTGATAGCCTGACAAAAGCCTTTGCCGGTGCGCACGGAGTCTTCTGCGTGACGAATTACTGGGAGCATTTCTCGGTAGAAAAGGAGATGCAGCAGGCGAAGAATCTTGCGGCGGCAGCGAAACTTGCTGGCGTCCAGCACGCGATCTGGTCCACACTCGAAGATACTCGCGCCCTCGTTCCGTTGAGCGACACGCGCATGCCCACACTGCACGAGAAGTACAAAGTCCCGCATTTTGATGGCAAAGGCGAGAGCAACCGGTTCTTCAGCGACGCGGGCGTACCGACGACCTGGTTGAACACGTCCTTCTACTGGGAGAATTTCATCCACTTCGGCATGGGACCGATGCGCGGACCGGATGGGGTGCTCGGCATCACGATGCCCATGGGTGACACGAAGCTGCCCGGCATTGCCGCGGAAGACATCGGCAAGTGCGCGTTTGGCATTTTCAAGAAGGGCCATGAGTTCATCGGCAAGACGGTCGGCATCGCGGGCGAGCATCTGACCGGAAACGAAATGGCCTCAGCCCTCACAAGAGCGATCGGCCAGCCGATTCGCTACCATGATGTCCCTGCGGATGTCTATCGCGGATTTGGCTTTCCCGGTGCGGACGATGTCGGCAACATGTTTCAGTACAAGCGCGACTTCAACGCGGATTTCGTCGGCGGTCGCAACCTCGGTCTCGCTCGGTCGTTGAATCCGGAGTTGCAGTCCTTTGAGACCTGGCTGAAGTCGAACGCGGCAAACATTCCGCTTCCGCAGTAG
- a CDS encoding trypsin-like peptidase domain-containing protein yields the protein MKRNYLSVCVSRVFIAGVAGVCATFALCSSALCQTSAGVRLPSISLGRQSQVTAATMARVDNAVFIAEDEAELAAAQLSGEDVPFRSAVPLAANLNLNNSGSWETLPSGDRLWRLRILSPGATDLCLHYDRWTLHKPCELYLYNDDRSQVLGPYTYIDNWDGTNVTPFTTGEAVTLEYLVPVDADQGELAIQNVLHGYRNMFNQTAREANPLDNYGDAMACEFNIRCLPAWQDEKHSVAMIFAPAFGRWCSGVMLNSTAQDGAANFLTADHCWRADISNWLFYFEYESPECNPTTDGPTSLTISNATTVARDAPSDFLLLRLSRPRPEGPFIPRFEGWDRNDIAPLSSTGVHHPAGDVKKGSYDIEPAVSDDWNGVGPNTHWTVEWEGGITEGGSSGSPLFDENHRVVGQLHGGASDCVVETADISSYGKIATSWEGDGTALGRLRDWLDPANTGATWVDAFQPVGPPNDSCGMPGVPLIRAVPYAHSGSTKWAAANGQSSSSPDVVYTLQFPCDYAITVSTCDGADFDTKIYVYRTTPDCDGSGAAEGGNDDFCGTRSQFSFTALSGHLYSVWVSGYASSSGNYSFSVTGAPVAVQPTGLCPGTTVGALPYFTFTDNYCAQDDHVSSCWPNGGSDVVYNWVANYGQQMRAKTCNTNFDTVLEVIRGGNCTSGGSSAGCNDDACGLGSSVSFFPQTGATYWFHIDGFNGAEGTTSFQLEAANDDCSSPFVLPDVPTYSTGDTRPARDDFATYYGASSKEVFFQYTSPTCQNLSFSTCGMNGFDTAVEIRTGGPCPGSTIVAINDDACGSQSNATWGADANRTYYIIVGGFYDVSEGPFWFNLETHPNALPHLGDVCTGIQIPALPFTDYGSTSCLNPNYTNCSSPALSPEIVYQFSLPTCQMVTVSLCGSDFDTEIGIFGGVCPDIAPLITCDDDNFCGGLFTTQSTASFQAEANTNYQILVHGFFSYYGNYALNVTGTPCVVAPDPIVDVVVQINAGAGEVLFNWDAPARAADVYHIYASPTPDDLFAPEHLYADVTGSSYACPECFNLGMSYFFGVIVENYSAANAVAPRDLSALAKATAVQGPTRVAADDPLFTPVAPPVPVKEAPTRN from the coding sequence ATGAAGAGGAATTATTTATCCGTATGTGTCTCACGAGTGTTCATCGCGGGGGTGGCCGGTGTCTGCGCGACCTTCGCGCTATGTTCGTCCGCACTTTGCCAAACCAGCGCCGGAGTCCGCCTGCCGAGCATCAGCCTCGGTCGCCAGTCCCAAGTCACCGCCGCTACCATGGCCCGCGTGGATAATGCGGTTTTCATCGCGGAAGATGAAGCGGAACTCGCCGCCGCTCAACTCAGCGGTGAAGACGTTCCGTTTCGCAGCGCCGTTCCACTGGCCGCAAACTTGAATCTGAACAATTCGGGAAGCTGGGAAACGCTGCCCTCAGGCGATCGACTGTGGCGACTGCGCATCCTTTCGCCCGGCGCCACCGACCTATGTCTCCACTACGACAGGTGGACCTTGCACAAGCCCTGCGAACTCTATCTCTACAACGATGACCGCTCGCAGGTGCTCGGCCCCTACACCTACATCGACAATTGGGACGGCACGAATGTCACGCCGTTTACGACCGGCGAAGCGGTAACGCTCGAGTATCTTGTCCCGGTCGATGCGGATCAAGGAGAGCTGGCGATTCAGAATGTGCTGCACGGCTACCGCAACATGTTCAACCAGACGGCGCGCGAGGCGAATCCGCTCGACAATTACGGTGATGCGATGGCGTGCGAATTCAATATTCGCTGCCTCCCGGCCTGGCAGGACGAAAAGCATTCCGTGGCGATGATCTTCGCTCCGGCGTTCGGTCGTTGGTGTTCAGGAGTCATGCTCAATAGTACGGCGCAAGATGGGGCCGCGAACTTTCTCACCGCTGACCACTGCTGGCGAGCGGACATCTCGAATTGGTTGTTCTACTTCGAATACGAAAGCCCGGAGTGCAATCCCACGACGGATGGGCCGACCTCCCTGACCATTTCCAACGCGACCACAGTAGCCCGCGATGCGCCGTCCGATTTCCTGCTGCTGCGGCTGTCCAGGCCGCGTCCCGAGGGGCCGTTCATACCCCGCTTTGAAGGATGGGATCGCAACGACATCGCGCCCCTGTCGTCCACCGGAGTTCACCATCCCGCCGGCGATGTGAAGAAAGGCTCCTATGACATCGAGCCGGCCGTCAGCGACGACTGGAACGGTGTCGGACCGAATACTCACTGGACGGTGGAATGGGAAGGCGGAATCACGGAAGGCGGATCATCAGGCTCGCCGCTGTTTGACGAGAACCATCGCGTGGTGGGACAGCTTCACGGAGGTGCGTCCGATTGCGTGGTCGAGACCGCGGACATCAGCAGCTACGGTAAAATTGCCACAAGCTGGGAAGGCGACGGCACGGCGCTGGGCCGACTGCGCGACTGGCTCGATCCCGCGAATACCGGAGCAACGTGGGTGGACGCGTTCCAACCGGTGGGACCGCCGAACGACAGTTGCGGCATGCCTGGCGTGCCCTTGATTAGGGCCGTTCCGTACGCCCATAGCGGCAGCACGAAATGGGCCGCGGCCAATGGCCAGTCTTCGAGTTCACCCGATGTGGTGTACACGCTGCAATTCCCGTGCGACTATGCGATCACGGTGAGCACCTGCGACGGCGCCGACTTCGACACCAAGATCTACGTTTACCGCACGACACCGGACTGCGACGGGTCGGGCGCCGCCGAAGGCGGTAATGACGATTTTTGCGGAACGCGAAGTCAGTTCAGCTTCACGGCATTGTCGGGACATCTTTACTCGGTCTGGGTGAGTGGCTACGCATCGTCGTCCGGTAACTACAGCTTCTCGGTTACCGGCGCGCCGGTCGCCGTGCAGCCGACGGGATTGTGTCCCGGGACGACGGTCGGCGCCTTGCCCTATTTCACGTTCACCGACAACTATTGCGCACAGGACGACCATGTCTCCTCGTGCTGGCCGAACGGTGGCAGTGACGTCGTGTACAACTGGGTTGCGAACTACGGTCAGCAGATGCGCGCCAAGACCTGCAATACCAACTTCGACACGGTGCTGGAAGTTATTCGCGGCGGCAATTGCACCAGCGGCGGGTCCAGCGCGGGCTGCAATGACGATGCCTGCGGCTTGGGCAGCAGCGTGAGCTTCTTCCCGCAGACCGGCGCAACGTACTGGTTCCACATCGACGGCTTCAATGGCGCGGAGGGCACGACGTCGTTTCAACTCGAAGCTGCGAATGACGACTGCTCCTCGCCGTTCGTGCTACCGGACGTACCAACCTACAGCACGGGGGACACGCGGCCCGCGCGCGATGACTTCGCGACGTACTATGGCGCGTCGTCGAAGGAAGTATTCTTTCAATATACCTCCCCGACGTGTCAGAACCTTTCCTTCAGCACCTGCGGCATGAATGGCTTCGATACCGCGGTGGAGATCCGCACCGGCGGTCCGTGCCCCGGCTCGACGATCGTGGCCATCAATGACGATGCCTGCGGTTCGCAGAGTAATGCAACATGGGGAGCCGATGCCAATCGCACGTATTACATTATCGTCGGTGGCTTCTACGATGTGTCCGAAGGTCCGTTCTGGTTTAACCTGGAAACTCATCCGAATGCGTTGCCGCATCTCGGCGATGTTTGCACAGGGATTCAGATTCCGGCGCTGCCGTTTACCGATTACGGAAGTACCTCGTGCCTGAATCCCAACTACACCAATTGTTCGAGTCCCGCGCTATCGCCGGAAATCGTCTATCAGTTCAGCCTGCCGACGTGCCAGATGGTGACGGTCTCGCTCTGTGGTTCCGATTTCGACACTGAAATCGGAATCTTCGGCGGCGTCTGCCCCGACATTGCCCCGCTCATCACCTGCGATGATGACAATTTCTGCGGCGGTTTGTTCACCACTCAAAGCACGGCCAGTTTCCAGGCCGAGGCCAATACGAACTATCAAATTCTGGTGCACGGCTTCTTCAGTTACTATGGCAACTACGCGCTCAACGTGACGGGAACCCCGTGTGTGGTCGCGCCGGACCCCATTGTCGATGTCGTGGTGCAGATCAATGCGGGCGCCGGCGAAGTCCTGTTCAACTGGGACGCCCCGGCGCGCGCGGCCGATGTCTATCACATCTACGCGTCGCCGACACCTGATGATCTGTTCGCTCCAGAGCATCTGTACGCGGACGTTACGGGGAGTTCGTACGCCTGCCCAGAGTGTTTCAATCTCGGCATGAGCTACTTCTTCGGGGTGATCGTGGAAAATTATTCCGCCGCAAACGCCGTTGCGCCGCGTGACCTCAGCGCGCTGGCGAAGGCCACTGCGGTGCAGGGGCCGACCCGAGTTGCCGCCGATGACCCGCTGTTCACACCGGTCGCGCCGCCGGTGCCGGTCAAGGAAGCGCCGACGAGGAACTGA
- the aceE gene encoding pyruvate dehydrogenase (acetyl-transferring), homodimeric type has product MFETIPGLDLGTNGNGKQDNGPFDEIETREWLESLDYVLETSGRERAALIMRQLRYHAQRQGVAVPLSLNTSYQNSIPLKEQPAFPGDRALERRIKSLVRWNAIAMVVRANRADASIGGHLSTYASAATLYEVGFNHFFRGKDHPSGGDLVYFQGHASPGIYSRAFLEGRLSEQQLANFRHELAPGGGLASYPHPWLMPDFWEFPTVSMGLGPINAIYQARFERYLEDRGLKPVTDSNVWAFLGDGETDEPEALGAISLAGREKLDNLIFVVNCNLQRLDGPVRGNGKIIQELERVFRGAGWNVIKVIWGDDWDPLLERDTEGLLVRRMAEVVDGDYQKYSVEPGSYVREHFFGVDPRLLKMVEHLSDDQLQRMRRGGHDPEKVHAGFAAAVQHNGQPTCVLVKTIKGYGLGESGEAKNITHQQKKLDTDSLIEFCERFELPIPKAKVGELPFYRPDEKSKEIQYLKERRAALGGALPRRVVRAKPVPAPPAALIEEYVAGTKDREVSTTMVFVSLLTRLLKEQDYGKLIVPIVPDEARTFGMESLFRQIGIYSHVGQLYDPVDRDQLLYYKEARDGQLLEEGITEAGSMSSFIAAGTGYANFGVPTIPFYIFYSMFGLQRTLDLAWAAGDIRCRGFMIGATSGRTTLNGEGLQHEDGNSHLLAYTIPNLIAYDPAYAYELAVIIRDGLRRMYEQSEDIFYYVTVMNENYVHPPMPAGAEAGILRGMYKLRGPLQGDKPKPQVHLLGSGTILNEVVAAQKLLAEQYNIVADVWSVTSYKELYKDATTCDRQNMLRPAAKSPRVPYVTQCFSPSESKATRSVFVAATDYVKALPDSIGRWLPGPLHSLGTDGFGRSESRAALRSFFEVDRNWIAYAALFRLMQQKEIDVGLLMKAQKALNIDPGKAEAVYV; this is encoded by the coding sequence ATGTTTGAAACGATTCCCGGTCTGGATCTCGGGACCAACGGCAACGGCAAGCAAGACAACGGTCCGTTCGATGAGATCGAGACCCGCGAGTGGCTGGAGTCGCTCGATTATGTGCTCGAGACCTCCGGCCGCGAGCGCGCCGCGCTGATCATGCGCCAGTTGCGCTATCACGCGCAGCGGCAGGGCGTCGCGGTTCCGCTCTCGCTGAACACTTCCTATCAAAATAGTATTCCGCTTAAAGAGCAACCCGCGTTTCCCGGCGACCGCGCCCTCGAGCGTCGCATCAAATCGCTCGTGCGCTGGAACGCTATCGCCATGGTCGTGCGCGCCAATCGCGCGGATGCCAGCATCGGCGGTCACCTCTCGACTTACGCCTCAGCCGCCACGCTCTACGAAGTCGGCTTCAATCATTTCTTCCGCGGCAAAGATCATCCGAGCGGCGGCGATCTGGTCTATTTTCAGGGTCACGCCTCGCCCGGCATTTACTCCCGCGCGTTTCTCGAAGGCCGCTTAAGCGAGCAGCAGCTCGCCAACTTCCGGCATGAACTGGCGCCCGGCGGCGGTCTCGCCTCCTATCCGCATCCCTGGCTGATGCCCGACTTCTGGGAGTTCCCCACGGTCTCGATGGGCCTCGGTCCGATCAACGCGATCTATCAGGCGCGCTTTGAACGCTACCTCGAAGATCGGGGCCTGAAGCCCGTTACCGACTCCAACGTGTGGGCCTTTCTCGGCGACGGCGAAACCGATGAACCCGAAGCCCTCGGCGCGATCTCCCTCGCCGGCCGCGAGAAGCTGGACAACCTGATCTTCGTCGTGAACTGCAACTTGCAGCGGCTCGACGGACCGGTGCGCGGCAACGGCAAGATCATTCAGGAACTCGAGCGGGTGTTCCGCGGCGCGGGCTGGAATGTCATCAAAGTCATCTGGGGCGATGACTGGGATCCGCTGCTCGAGCGGGACACCGAAGGACTGCTCGTCCGGCGCATGGCCGAAGTCGTGGACGGCGACTACCAGAAATACTCCGTGGAGCCGGGCAGCTACGTGCGCGAGCATTTCTTCGGCGTGGACCCCCGGCTTCTGAAAATGGTCGAACACCTGAGCGACGATCAGCTTCAGCGCATGCGGCGCGGCGGCCACGATCCGGAAAAAGTTCACGCCGGGTTCGCCGCGGCGGTGCAGCACAACGGCCAGCCGACCTGCGTGCTGGTCAAGACGATCAAAGGCTACGGTCTTGGCGAGAGTGGCGAAGCGAAAAACATTACACACCAGCAGAAGAAGCTCGACACAGATTCCCTGATCGAATTCTGCGAGCGCTTCGAGCTCCCGATTCCCAAAGCCAAGGTCGGCGAGCTGCCGTTCTACCGCCCTGATGAGAAGAGCAAAGAGATTCAGTATCTGAAGGAGCGTCGCGCGGCCCTCGGCGGCGCGCTGCCGCGGCGCGTCGTGCGCGCCAAACCCGTTCCCGCTCCGCCCGCGGCCCTGATCGAGGAATATGTCGCCGGAACGAAGGATCGTGAGGTCTCCACCACGATGGTCTTCGTCAGTCTGTTGACGAGGCTATTGAAGGAGCAGGATTACGGCAAGCTGATCGTGCCCATCGTGCCTGACGAAGCGCGCACCTTCGGCATGGAATCGCTGTTCCGGCAGATCGGCATCTATTCCCACGTCGGCCAGCTCTACGATCCCGTCGATCGCGACCAGCTGCTCTATTACAAGGAAGCCCGCGACGGCCAGCTGCTCGAAGAGGGCATCACCGAAGCCGGTTCGATGTCTTCCTTCATCGCGGCGGGCACGGGTTACGCGAATTTCGGCGTGCCCACCATTCCGTTCTACATCTTCTACTCCATGTTCGGCTTGCAGCGCACGCTGGACCTCGCCTGGGCCGCGGGTGATATCCGCTGTCGCGGGTTCATGATCGGTGCCACCTCGGGCCGCACCACTCTGAACGGCGAAGGCCTGCAGCATGAAGACGGCAACAGCCATCTGCTCGCCTACACGATTCCGAATCTGATCGCGTATGACCCCGCCTATGCTTACGAGCTCGCGGTGATCATCCGCGACGGTTTGCGCCGCATGTACGAGCAGAGCGAGGACATCTTCTACTACGTGACCGTGATGAACGAAAACTACGTGCATCCGCCGATGCCCGCCGGCGCCGAAGCCGGGATCTTGCGCGGGATGTACAAGTTGCGCGGTCCGCTCCAGGGCGACAAGCCGAAACCGCAGGTACATCTGCTCGGCAGCGGCACGATTCTGAACGAAGTCGTCGCGGCGCAAAAACTGCTCGCCGAGCAATACAATATCGTCGCCGACGTCTGGAGCGTCACGAGTTACAAAGAACTCTACAAGGACGCCACCACCTGCGATCGCCAGAACATGTTACGGCCCGCCGCGAAGTCCCCGCGGGTCCCCTATGTCACCCAGTGCTTCTCGCCTTCGGAGAGCAAAGCCACCCGCAGTGTGTTTGTGGCGGCGACGGACTATGTGAAAGCGTTGCCCGACAGCATTGGCCGTTGGCTGCCCGGTCCGCTGCACAGTCTCGGCACCGACGGTTTCGGCCGCAGCGAGAGCCGCGCGGCCCTGCGCAGCTTCTTCGAGGTCGATCGCAACTGGATCGCGTACGCCGCGCTGTTCAGGCTGATGCAACAAAAAGAGATCGACGTCGGCCTGCTGATGAAAGCGCAAAAAGCGCTGAACATCGACCCGGGCAAGGCCGAAGCGGTGTACGTATAG